One genomic region from Anopheles bellator chromosome 2, idAnoBellAS_SP24_06.2, whole genome shotgun sequence encodes:
- the LOC131210090 gene encoding protein brambleberry-like: MKVLSGGCIFILLFTVHLLCLPAAASILEYIWPSEDTDDRSAAIDTFPSVPYELTDGEEDFIREASRWIGMTLSKLDLCHHRVVFKLKKTCHELNAEQMGKLAVMLLNCQSDSEGRPLFLCSDEMELRQCTEQMDPDMWNAYHLITNRAKAICASVRHEQFRGLTELTVNKLMATAQDQVRLMGEMSISQEQLQSNSREAVQMMIGNNERIIRQQDNIMRLSEINRAKLESNFRNLEHGKSLIQLGQQNVAIMLTDLHNHIDGNMKHLEEQSKHTKVNHDSLLADLKHLQEKIVAIDGTIEEMGQHIEEHHREAEKYYQYTIEQLQRINTTVSDLLNSFERLHQNFNRQVTWLVEKFGGSENSLQHLNIILLHLSYLLIGMIGLAFVGASKLLRLVFITAVPSNLLGGMLELFQPDILRLSFALVCVTIIDVLCCLIVKYYPHGGFPWAMRLEKTTEATKLRASVVAEQPFPVNMVSSNEHCEKEIGEESFEHVDSSAEQTSFKDAYRRMRERSVSSTISHDSMRRSVPRSGDNDWTQRSVAEMTDTTMEHQYGWQRAQCTAQTLRGSQCRGNAMSGTDFCRLHEPRSL; the protein is encoded by the exons ATGAAAGTTCTTAGTGGAGG GTGCATCttcattttgcttttcacCGTTCACTTATTATGTCTCCCAGCAGCGGCGTCAATTTTAGAATATATTTGGCCATCGGAGGACACTG ATGATCGATCAGCAGCTATCGATACTTTTCCTTCCGTGCCATATGAATTGACTGACGGCGAAGAAGACTTTATACGCGAAGCTTCGAGATGGATTGGCATGACCTTGTCAAAGCTCGATTTGTGTCACCATCGTGTCGTATTTAAGTTAAAGAAGACGTGCCATGAGCTAAATGCCGAGCAAATGGGTAAACTTGCGGTGATGCTACTTAACTGCCAGTCAGACTCGGAAGGTCGTCCATTGTTTCTGTGCAGCGACGAGATGGAACTTCGGCAGTGCACTGAACAGATGGATCCAGACATGTGGAATGCCTATCATTTGATAACGAACCGTGCGAAAGCTATATGTGCCAGCGTGCGACACGAGCAATTCCGGGGATTAACTGAGCTGACAGTGAACAAGTTAATGGCCACGGCTCAAGATCAAGTGCGACTGATGGGCGAAATGAGTATAAGTCAAGAACAGCTTCAAAGTAACAGCCGCGAAGCAGTGCAAATGATGATTGGTAACAATGAGCGAATTATAAGACAACAGGATAACATTATGCGGTTGTCGGAGATCAATCGAGCGAAACTGGAGTCCAATTTTCGTAATTTGGAGCACGGCAAAAGTTTGATACAGTTAGGCCAGCAAAATGTGGCGATAATGTTAACCGATCTGCACAATCATATTGATGGCAACATGAAACACCTAGAGGAGCAATCGAAACACACGAAAGTGAACCACGATTCGCTGTTGGCAGATTTAAAGCATTTGCAGGAAAAAATTGTCGCAATAGACGGCACGATCGAAGAAATGGGTCAACACATTGAGGAACATCACCGCGAAGCAGAGAAGTATTACCAATATACGATAGAGCAACTACAACGTATCAATACCACGGTATCCGATCTGCTGAATTCGTTCGAAAGGCTGCACCAGAATTTTAACAGACAGGTGACATGGTTAGTGGAAAAGTTTGGTGGCAGCGAGAACTCACTGCAACACTTGAATATCATTTTACTGCACTTGAGCTACCTTTTAATAGGTATGATAGGCCTTGCCTTCGTCGGGGCGAGCAAATTGCTGAGGCTTGTGTTCATCACGGCCGTACCAAGCAATCTGTTGGGCGGAATGCTCGAACTCTTCCAGCCTGACATTCTGCGACTGTCGTTCGCCCTGGTTTGTGTAACCATCATAGATGTGTTGTGTTGCCTAATTGTAAAATATTACCCACATGGAGGATTCCCGTGGGCCATGCGACTCGAAAAGACGACAGAAGCGACGAAGCTGAGAGCTAGTGTCGTTGCTGAGCAACCGTTTCCAGTTAACATGGTGAGCAGTAATGAGCATTGCGAAAAAGAAATAGGTGAGGAAAGCTTTGAACACGTCGACTCAAGTGCCGAACAAACAAGCTTCAAAGATGCTTACCGCAGAATGCGAGAGCGATCAGTCAGCTCTACAATTTCTCACGATTCAATGCGAAGAAGTGTGCCACGATCTGGTGATAACGATTGGACTCAACGGAGTGTCGCAGAAATGACCGATACCACAATGGAACATCAATATGGATGGCAACGAGCGCAGTGCACTGCTCAAACACTGCGCGGTAGTCAATGTCGTGGTAACGCCATGTCAGGAACTGATTTTTGTCGCTTACACGAACCAAGGAGTTTATAG
- the LOC131207657 gene encoding uncharacterized protein LOC131207657: protein MSVFSPDLRINVLACLYWLLLFAATAEDPLSRQKRFLIFPRANPQRLQLIGGFGIPVDLQQESITVGYVIKCVYYLPWNSSHLIPPFLDRHEFETVQRRDTWSVPLVLPAGNNWQEDGRLIISGSDSLPQSPLAESRWIFYRALEQIFEQKGYDGHSCVLRAICESSEAAFSHTSGLIGELLHIMFTPSTSNDEVADDASHARYRQAERILSSVSPQNQHSVCESMYAECTISLIGSFSNYLEHLTQAT, encoded by the exons ATGTCCGTGTTTTCACCAGATCTTAGAATAAACGTATTGGCTTGTTTgtactggctgctgctgtttgcagCTACCGCCGAAGATCCACTGTCACGTCAGAAACGTTTTTTGATTTTCCCCCGTGCTAATCCGCAACGCTTGCAGCTGATCGGTGGATTTGGCATTCCGGTGGACCTCCAGCAGGAGTCAATAACTGTTGGATATGTGATAAAATGCGTTTACTATTTACCGTGGAACTCGTCCCATTTGATACCTCCTTTTCTGGATCGCCACGAATTCGAAACGGTTCAACGAAGAGATACGTGGTCCGTCCCACTAGTGTTACCAGCTGGCAACAATTGGCAGGAAGATGGACGACTCATAATTTCCGGAAGTGACTCCCTGCCGCAATCGCCACTCGCAGAATCTCGATGGATATTTTATCGGGCCTTGGAACAAATATTCGAACA AAAAGGCTACGATGGTCACAGCTGTGTATTGCGAGCTATTTGCGAATCTTCTGAAGCGGCTTTTTCCCACACGAGTGGACTAATAGGAGAATTGTTGCACATCATGTTCACACCTTCAACCAGCAACGATGAGGTGGCAGACGACGCCAGCCATGCACGGTACCGGCAAGCAGAAAGAATTTTGTCGAGCGTTAGTCCGCAGAACCAACATTCGGTTTGTGAAAGCATGTACGCTGAGTGTACCATTTCATTGATTGGATCTTTTAGTAACTATTTGGAGCATTTAACACAGGCTACCTGA
- the LOC131209111 gene encoding (Lyso)-N-acylphosphatidylethanolamine lipase-like, with the protein MTRTKSTSLKKIEPCEEKCSEQRLLHKWTRYSSAKLEEVEETLLSALRKPFESIFVEVGHCVGMNDKIRTVALNRDSANIPVLLLHGLGAGVGLWVLNLDAIADHRPMYAIDILGFGRSSHPKYDPDTAAAERQFVESIEAWRIAVGIKQMYILGHSMGGYLACSYALSHPQRVAGLILADPWGFMETPPRIKRKYWIRVLYRTARKMNFYPLTVVRLAGPTAAWILSRRRTDITSRFESIVPDERVVADYLHLVNAQKPSGESGFCAIQKNFGWPINPMLQRIDQIDPSIPMTFIYGSESWIDFEAGEITKSKRTGSFVEVKIIDNASHHLYADFPDIFNRHVNEACLKYDARNTTMTRSTITTHVGTMTELSEE; encoded by the exons ATGACGCGAACGAAAAGCACATCCTTAAAGAAAATAGAACCATGCGAAGAGAAATGTTCTGAACAGAG GCTGCTGCATAAATGGACACGATATTCTAGCGCTAAACTCGAGGAGGTGGAGGAAACATTGTTGTCAG CTCTGCGGAAACCCTTCGAAAGTATCTTTGTAGAGGTAGGTCATTGTGTTGGCATGAATGATAAGATACGCACAGTTGCCCTAAACCGAGATTCGGCGAACATTCCTGTGCTGTTGTTACACGGGCTAGGCGCAGGCGTTGGGCTGTGGGTGCTAAACTTAGATGCCATTGCTGATCACCGACCAATGTATGCTATTGATATACTGGGCTTTGGGCGAAGCTCCCATCCGAAGTACGATCCTGACACGGCGGCCGCTGAACGGCAATTTgtggaatcgatcgaagccTGGCGTATTGCTGTTGGTATCAAGCAAATGTACATCCTTGGCCACTCAATGGGCGGCTATCTTGCCTGCAGCTATGCTCTATCGCATCCGCAACG TGTTGCCGGTCTAATACTAGCCGATCCATGGGGCTTCATGGAAACACCGCCAAGAATAAAGCGCAAATATTGGATACGAGTATTGTACAGAACGGCACGAAAAATGAATTTCTATCCGTTAACGGTGGTTCGTCTTGCCGGTCCAACGGCCGCCTGGATTTTGAGCCGAAGGCGGACTGACATCACATCTCGTTTTGAATCGATCGTTCCCGACGAACGGGTGGTAGCTGACTATCTGCATCTGGTAAATGCGCAGAAACCATC CGGAGAAAGTGGTTTCTGTGCAATCCAAAAAAATTTTGGTTGGCCCATAAACCCGATGCTGCAGCGTATCGATCAAATTGACCCGAGCATACCCATGACGTTCATTTATGGCTCAGAATCATGGATCGACTTTGAAGCCGGAGAAATAACAAAATCCAAACGCACTGGAAGTTTCGTTGAAGTGAAG ATAATAGATAATGCAAGCCATCATTTGTACGCCGATTTTCCTGACATCTTCAACCGGCACGTTAACGAAGCTTGTTTGAAGTACGACGCACGCAATACTACTATGACACGTAGTACTATTACTACGCACGTAGGTACTATGACAGAACTTTCTGAGGAATAA